ATCTGGAGCTGGCGATGGGATTTGAACCCGCAACCGGCTGATTACAAATCAGCTGCTCTACCATTGAGCTACGCCAGCCAATACAACTAACAGATTTTCAAAGAGAACTTCCAAATTGCCCGGCTCCCGGGGAAATCCGCGTCATTCACCTGTCAAACGCGAATTACGGAGACTATTCTCTGGTGCTCGTTTTGTCAAGACATTTTTACTCACCCGCCCGGGAAGCCGATCGAACCATTTCATAGAGATCCCCTCCCAAGGCATCGTTTACGACAACCAGGGGAAAGTCTTCAATCTCGAGTCGGAGCACCGCTTCCGGCCCCAGGTCTTCATAAGCCACCAGAGAAACGCTCCGGACACACTGTGACGTTACGGCGGCAATGCCACCGGTGGCTGCAAAATAAACCCCCTGCCGTTTCCGGATGGCTTCCACGACCTCCCGGGAGCGCCTTCCCTTCCCGATCATTCCCCGGAGACCGGCTTCCAGCAAAGCCGGTGTATACGGATCCATGCGGCCGCTCGTCGTGGGTCCGATGGATCCGATGGTTCTTCCGGGCGGTGTCGGCGTCGGGGCC
The DNA window shown above is from Syntrophales bacterium and carries:
- a CDS encoding FumA C-terminus/TtdB family hydratase beta subunit; translated protein: MASASVISLSTPLTAGVCSRLSAGDRILLSGSVLTARDAAHHRFVEALRRGDPLPVSLDEETIFYAAPTPTPPGRTIGSIGPTTSGRMDPYTPALLEAGLRGMIGKGRRSREVVEAIRKRQGVYFAATGGIAAVTSQCVRSVSLVAYEDLGPEAVLRLEIEDFPLVVVNDALGGDLYEMVRSASRAGE